From Rhododendron vialii isolate Sample 1 chromosome 10a, ASM3025357v1, the proteins below share one genomic window:
- the LOC131303689 gene encoding DNA polymerase alpha catalytic subunit isoform X3, with protein sequence MDLDSKISGDSGLQLVECSTRGLVDKESMVNGIEAKVEPEVKEGGFTLNAMIKEEKNPALSATAGWQAVRNAGNGSIGLDGGEMNPALNSEEKPDFELDSDGSLPFYILDAHEEFYGANAGNVYLFGKVKAGSTYSSCCVIVKNMQRCVYAIPNGSLFQYDIIMKLEKDVEESLISSTCFRSKLQEMASGLKIEIAKQLLDRNVSSFSMAPVKRSYAFERPDIPIGENYVLKINYPFRDPPLPSDLKGELFSALLGTHNSALELFLVKRKIKGPSWLSISKFSNCPAQRVSWCKFEVVVDCPKDIQISSSSKNSAVIPPVVVTAINLKTIISEKQNVNEIVSASIICCHKAKVDTPTLASEWTRPGMLSHFSVVRKLDGGIFPMGFTKEINDRNSLSGPNVISIESSERALLNRLMIELHKLDSDVLVGHNISGFDLDVLLHRAQACRVPSNMWSKIGRLKRSAMPKLTKGSTIFGSGASPGIMSCIAGRLLCDTFLSSRELLREVSYSLTHLAKTQLKKDRKEIAPHDIRLMFQSSESLMDLIECSETDAWLSVELMFHLSILPLTRQLTNISGNLWGKTLQGARAQRVEYLLLHAFHAKKYIVPDKFSPYPKETKVMKRKVNDAENKEIDGLDVDNANFENDSTNSDHGKAKKGPSYAGGLVLEPKRGLYDKYILLLDFNSLYPSIIQEYNICFTTVQRPADGSVPRLPSSKKTGVLPELLKNLVERRRLVKSWLKNASGLKVQQLDIQQQALKLTANSMYGCLGFSNSRFFAKPLAELITLQGREILQSTVDLVQNNLNLEVIYGDTDSIMIYTGLDDIGKAKVIAGKVIQEVNKKYRCLEIDLDGLYKRMLLLKKKKYAAVKVQSKDGTLHEDIERKGLDMVRRDWSLLSKKLGDFCLDQILSGGSCEDVVESIHKKLMEVQEEMRNGQVPLEEYVITKSLTKPPEAYPDAKNQPHVEVALRLKRNGHSTGCSAGDTVPYVICCEQGASSDTSTGIAQRARHPDELKRDNGKWMVDIAYYLSQQIHPVVSRLCASIQGTSPARLADCLGLDSSKFQSKSSDGVDNDASSLLLCGVNDDERYGGCEPLTLSCPSCSGTFECPTVLSSIRALISDKKTDSKSEESSQSFWHNLHCAKCPDEGDVGRISPALIANQVKRQTEGFISTYYKGLMTCDDETCKYMTRSLNLRVIGDSERGTVCPNYPRCNGHLIRKYTEADLYKQLTYFCHVLDTVRCIEKIEHNIRIPAEKELARIRPLVDLAASTAQRVRDRCAFGWVQLKDLIVTI encoded by the exons ATGGATTTGGATTCTAAGATCAGTGGCGATTCGGGTTTGCAATTAGTTGAATGTTCAACGAGGGGGTTGGTGGATAAGGAGAGCATGGTGAATGGAATTGAAGCGAAGGTGGAGCCGGAGGTGAAAGAGGGGGGTTTTACTCTCAATGCCATGATCAAGGAGGAAAAGAATCCGGCATTGAGTGCAACTGCTGGGTGGCAGGCGGTTAGGAATGCAGGAAATGGGAGTATCGGGCTCGATGGAGGTGAGATGAATCCTGCTTTGAACAGTGAAGAGAAACCTGATTTTGAGCTAGATTCGGACGGGTCATTGCCTTTCTACATACTTGATGCTCACGAGGAGTTTTATGGTGCTAACGCGGGTAACGTTTATCTGTTTGGGAAG GTTAAAGCAGGAAGCACATACTCCAGTTGCTGTGTGATTGTAAAGAACATGCAAAGATGCGTCTACGCAATTCCAAATGGATCTCTGTTTCAGTATGACATTATTATGAAGCTTGAGAAAGATGTTGAAGAGTCGCTAATTTCTTCTACATGTTTTCGTTCCAAGTTGCAA GAGATGGCATCAGGATTGAAGATTGAAATAGCAAAACAGTTATTGGATCGTAATGTTTCAAGTTTTAGCATGGCTCCTGTTAAG AGAAGCTATGCATTTGAGCGACCTGACATACCTATTGGGGAAAATTACGTCCTCAAGATCAATTATCCCTTTAGG GACCCACCACTTCCTTCAGACCTCAAGGGGGAACTGTTCTCTGCTTTGCTTGGAACTCATAACAG TGCTTTGGAGCTATTTCTAGTTAAGAGGAAGATAAAGGGACCTTCCTGGctatcaatttcaaaattttccaactGCCCAGCTCAGCGT GTAAGCTGGTGCAAGTTCGAGGTGGTTGTTGATTGTCCAAAGGATATACAAATTTCAAGTTCCTCAAAGAATTCAGCGGTGATTCCTCCAGTTGTTGTTACAGCAATAAATCTGAAAACTATCATCAGTGAAAAACAGAACGTGAATGAAATTGTATCTGCATCTATAATCTGCTGCCACAAGGCCAAG GTTGACACTCCCACATTAGCCTCAGAATGGACGAGGCCAGGGATGCTTAGCCACTTTTCTGTTGTCCGTAAGCTTGATGGAGGCATATTTCCAATGGGATTTACTAAAGAGATCAATGATAGAAATTCATTGTCTGGACCAAATGTCATCAGCATTGAAAGCAG TGAGAGGGCTTTATTAAACCGTCTGATGATTGAACTACACAAATTAGACAGTGATGTTCTTGTTGGGCACAATATTTCTGGGTTTGATCTGGATGTGCTGCTTCATAGAGCTCAG GCTTGCAGGGTCCCTAGCAACATGTGGTCCAAAATAGGCCGTCTCAAGCGCTCTGCAATGCCTAAGCTTACTAAAGGAAGCACAATCTTTGGGTCTGGTGCCAGTCCAGGGATTATGTCCTGCATTGCTGGGAGGCTTTTATGCGACACATTTTTGTCTTCTCGTGAGCTGTTGAGAGAG GTCAGTTATTCTTTGACACACCTGGCAAAGACTCAGCTGAAGAAAGACCGGAAGGAGATTGCGCCACACGATATTCGCTTGATGTTTCAAAGTTCTGAATCCCTTATGGATCTT ATTGAATGTAGTGAAACTGATGCATGGTTATCTGTGGAACTCATGTTTCATTTGAGTATTCTTCCCCTCACTCGTCAACTGACTAATATCAGTGGTAACCTCTGGGGTAAAACTCTCCAG GGTGCTAGGGCGCAAAGAGTAGAATATCTTTTGCTGCATGCATTCCATGCAAAGAAATATATTGTCCCAGACAAGTTTTCTCCTTATCCAAAGGAGACAAAAGTTATGAAACGTAAAGTGAATGATGCTGAGAACAAGGAAATTGATGGTTTGGATGTCGACAATGCGAATTTTGAGAATGATTCAACAAACAGTGATCATGGAAAAGCCAAAAAAGGACCTTCTTATGCAGGTGGATTGGTCTTGGAGCCAAAAAGAGGGTTGTATGACAAATATATTTTACTTCTGGACTTCAATAGTCTTTACCCCTCTATAATTCAG GAGTACAATATATGCTTCACAACTGTTCAAAGACCTGCCGACGGTTCAGTTCCTCGTTTACCATCTAGTAAAAAGACTGGAGTTTTGCCAGAG TTGCTGAAAAATTTGGTCGAGAGAAGGAGACTGGTGAAGTCATGGCTAAAAAATGCATCCGGTCTTAAGGTCCAACAGCTTGACATACAGCAGCAAGCACTGAAACTCACTGCTAACAG TATGTATGGTTGCCTGGGGTTTTCCAACTCCAGATTCTTTGCAAAACCGCTTGCAGAACTGATAACACTACAA GGAAGGGAGATCCTTCAAAGTACTGTTGATCTAGTTCAGAATAACTTAAACTTAGAG GTGATATATGGTGATACAGATTCAATCATGATATACACTGGCCTTGATGATATCGGAAAAGCTAAAGTGATTGCAGGAAAGGTCATCCAAGAG GTCAACAAAAAATACAGGTGTTTAGAAATTGACCTTGATGGCTTGTACAAGAGAATGCTGCTtctcaagaaaaagaaatatgCAGCTGTCAAAGTGCAGTCTAAGGATGGGACACTACACGAG GATATTGAGCGAAAAGGTCTTGATATGGTTCGTCGTGACTGGAGCTTGCTATCAAAGAAGCTGGGAGATTTCTGCCTTGATCAAATACTCTCCGGAGG GTCATGTGAGGATGTCGTTGAATCAATACACAAGAAACTCATGGAG GTACAAGAGGAGATGAGGAATGGACAAGTGCCATTGGAGGAATACGTCATCACGAAGTCATTAACCAAACCACCAGAAGCCTACCCAGATGCCAAGAACCAGCCACACGTTGAA GTTGCACTTAGACTGAAGAGAAACGGCCACTCCACTGGTTGCTCTGCTGGGGATACAGTTCCTTATGTAATTTGTTGTGAGCAG GGGGCTAGTTCAGATACTTCTACAGGGATTGCTCAGCGAGCAAGACATCCAGATGAATTGAAAAGAGACAATGGAAAATGGATGGTTGACATTGCTTATTACCTGTCACAGCAG ATCCATCCTGTTGTATCACGGCTGTGTGCTTCAATTCAGGGTACAAGCCCAGCACGTTTGGCTGATTGTTTGGGGCTTGACTCATCAAAG TTCCAAAGTAAATCCAGTGACGGTGTCGATAACGATGCTTCCAGCTTGCTCTTGTGTGGAGTAAATGACGATGAGCG ATATGGAGGCTGTGAGCCTTTGACTTTATCTTGTCCTAGCTGCTCTGGTACTTTTGAATGTCCAACTGTGTTGAGTTCCATTCGTGCATTAATCAGTGACAAGAAAACAGACTCGAAGTCAGAGGAATCCTCTCAATCTTTTTGGCACAATTTGCATTGTGCTAAATGCCCGGATGAAGGTGATGTGGGCAGAATATCTCCAGCATTGATAGCCAATCAG GTCAAGAGGCAAACAGAAGGATTCATTTCAACATACTATAAGGGCTTAATGACG TGTGATGATGAAACTTGCAAGTACATGACTCGAAGTCTAAACTTGCGGGTAATTGGTGATTCTGAAAGAGGAACAGTTTGTCCAAATTATCCTCGCTGTAACGGCCATCTCATAAGAAAG TACACTGAAGCGGATCTGTACAAGCAGCTTACTTATTTCTGCCACGTGTTGGATACTGTACGCTGTATTGAGAAG ATAGAGCATAATATCAGGATACCAGCGGAGAAAGAGCTAGCAAGAATCCGACCACTGGTTGATTTGGCGGCATCAACAGCACAAAGGGTCCGTGACCGGTGTGCCTTTGGGTGGGTGCAGCTGAAGGATCTCATTGTCACAATTTGA